AGCACCAGCGACCCGGCGAGCGAGACCCAGAACAGCAGCTGGCCCAGTCCGGCGTCCATCGCGCCCGGAACGGTGACCATCACGCCGTTGTCGATCAGCTCCATGACGATGATCGAGACGGTGTCGGCGGCCAGCGCGACCTTCAGCGCGTCCCGGAAGGTCAGACCGGCCTTCAGGACGCCGCGCATGGTGAGCGCGTAGCCGAAGACGAACGCCAGGGCGATCGACAGTACGACGGTCGCGCCGTTGTGCAGGCCGAAGCCGACGCCGATCACCTGCCCGAGCACCTCGCCGATGGCGCAGCCGGTGAGGCAGTGCAGGGTGGCCTGCGCGGCGGTGCGCCAGCTGCTCCCGCCGCCGTGGGCGTGGTGCTCGTGGTGCTGGTGGTTTTCGTGGTGCTCGTGGTGCTCGTGTCCCCCGTGCTCCATGGTGGCCCCTCCTCGCTCGGCACGTTCGTTCGTCCGCTGGAACGCTATACCCCCCTGGGGTATTCCACAGCGGATTTTCGATCGTGCCGGGAGGGGCCGCCCGAGGTCACCCCTTGCCGAGCACCGTCACGTCCAGGCGGTCCGCCGCGTATTCGGCGCGGATCACCTTCTTGTCGAACTTGCCCACCGAGGTCTTCGGCACCGACTCGATCAGCGACCAGCGCTCCGGCAGCTGCCAGGAGGCGACCCGCTCGGCGAGGAAGGCGCGCAGCTCGGGCAGGCCGGCCGTGGCGCCGGGCCGGAGCACCACGGTGGCCAGCGGGCGCTCGCCCCACTTCTCGTCCGGGACGGCCACCACGGCGGCCTCGGCGACCTCGGGGTGGGCCATCAGGTGGTTCTCCAGGGCGACCGAACTGATCCACTCGCCACCGGACTTGATGACGTCCTTGGCCCGGTCGGTGAGGGTCAGGTACCCGTCGGCGGTGATGGTGCCGACGTCGCCGGTGCGCAGCCAGCCGTCCGGGCTGAACTTGTCCTCGGGCCGGTCCGCCTCGCTGTCCGCGCCGCCGAAGTAGGCGCCCGCGATCCACGGCCCGCGCACCTCCAGCTCGCCCTCGGCGGTGCCGTCGTGCGGCATCGGCTCGCCGCCGGG
The DNA window shown above is from Streptomyces sp. TLI_171 and carries:
- a CDS encoding DUF4396 domain-containing protein, yielding MEHGGHEHHEHHENHQHHEHHAHGGGSSWRTAAQATLHCLTGCAIGEVLGQVIGVGFGLHNGATVVLSIALAFVFGYALTMRGVLKAGLTFRDALKVALAADTVSIIVMELIDNGVMVTVPGAMDAGLGQLLFWVSLAGSLVLAFLVTVPVNRWLIGRGRGHAVVHAYH